The Pithys albifrons albifrons isolate INPA30051 chromosome 5, PitAlb_v1, whole genome shotgun sequence genomic interval TCctatttctgaatttatttttagacCTCTTTGACATTTACTAATTTCAAGTGAGTGAAAAATATCCATTATTTTCAGTAATGCAGGATTAAGCTTTAGTTGAGCAACAAACAACCATCTTCTTAGTTTTAATTCAAAAGATAAACAAATCACCAAAAAGCTTTTATGAACTCTAattcttaaaagaaacaaatacatgAGGCAGAACTTCCCAGTGGATAAAAAGTACATACTACTTACATCTGAGCATCTAATATCTGCAATAATAAAGTTTCTCTACAGTGGTAATATTCCAGCATCACACAAAAAACCAGTTATTTTGCTCATGTAGTTACAATACAGTGTAACTACCAGATTGTGCATAGGAATGataaaaaatgttataaaaagaGGACTgttattaaatgaaatatttgcaagAACTGgtacatttataaaaatatctctgagccttttttctgtatgttttatCTTCAGTAATTTCCTATTTATTCTATATTTAAAACCTTACCATCCTGTGATAGCCAggaataattattaaaaaagcaatggataactgaaaagaaaacttgaTATTTAGGTGGGCAGTTGGCGGATTATTGCATATGCTAATCTATCACAATCCAGTTTACATGCACAACATATTTATGCAATTTACAGGTAGCTGAGAAAGACTGAAAGCCAGCAAGGCATTATGTTAGTAGCTCCCTAGCATGATATTGCTTTGTACATGGCAAATTATGAATGCAGAGTGCACCAAAGTACAGTATTTATCCAGTGTAGTAGTAGATACTTCAACGGTATTTTGATGGAAGATAGTTCTAAACTGTACCTTTCTAAGTGATAACTCCACATTTGTGTCTGCACTGAAATTGTATTTGGCAACAGCTTCTCCAATCTCTCCAAtctgggcagggggaggtggCCTGGCAGGCTGTGCTTTTTCTGGGGGGGAAAGtttctaaggaaaaagaaaacccacagaTTTTCATCATTCTCATGTGGTTTTTGGACTTTAATCACCCAAAttaattaaagaattaaaacagaGAACAAACCTCAACATAAGAAATTGGGAATATTCCAACTCTTCCATGGTGTTCACCCTCATACCAGTTTTGATCAATTTTCCTGAGGATATAGACAGTATCTCCTTTCTTAAAGGACAGCTCTCTGTAACAAATTTATTTATATCAGATGTTTATAGCTTTACACTGAACTCTCCTACCTGCCTAGTTCCTGAGGTCTTTACAGTTTGGAACTGAACCGGAATGTAACAGCTaaacatttgaagaaaaagtGTCATGGCTGTGGTACATTTACTAGTTGATCACAccacataaaatgaaatgattCAGATTTATAAATCCCATGTAATACCTGTAAGTTCTATAGGCCTATTTTACACTGTGATTCCAAGGAAGTGTTGCTAGTTACTACCAGAGTATAGCAGAGTATAGCATCTGCTATCTGTTTTTCTTATGGACCACTGTTGCCTTGGGATAGACCAATACACATTCTGCAGAATGCCTGTGTATGTTAAGACAGACAAGAAGGTGTTGAAGCAttataaagaatttttataAGCCCATTATCTATGACActattttaagcattttaacCTGTGTAACCTAAATAGAAATCACAACAAATGGAAAGCATTCAGTGTGTGACCCTCAGGACCTGTGCTCTAGAAGGCTGAAGATGCACAGCCATTCATGTGTTCCAACAAATACAAcgaaaaatataataatttgcaacatttttattacagCATTAACTTTTCACACAGTTTGCTAATGCAGGGACTACTGTGACAGCAAGTGGGGTCCTCATTTCCATGGCATTTCCTGTTGAAACTGGCTCAAACAGCAGTTAAGCTGCTACAAGTGCTAGAAAGAGTTTGCTTGAATTATGAATTCTTAAATGAACAAAAGTCTAGTACTTACTTAGAAGTCTGAGCTTTAAAGTCATATACAGCTCTAGCTGGCAGTTTCTGAAAAGTAGGCAAAGTGATTAATACATTCAGGTAATATTACTATTTGATAAACATGTTTCAACTTTTAAAAAGGTGATCAagattcaaaaagaaaaggatgtgCTTTACCATGGTTCTTGCAGAAACAGGCAATTAAATATatgcctttcattttttaaaggcaGTTAGGTGTTTGGGACTTggttttctgaaaacagaaatagcaGCTAAATTTTAATATAGGCtgcttttcaattttatttttaagagaactaccaaagtaaacaaaaaagtGAACTATGCCAATGTAACTTGTAGGCAACTAGCTTTCTAGGTACCATGTAAATTCACATACTTAAAATTCTGTAGTACTTTAGATGCCTTCTCTGTTAAACTTATCTTTAGGTTCATTTCAATTGCAAACACTGCATCGCGTCTATACATATATAAAGGAGAAACTGCTCTGACAGTTGGAAATCATTTGGAGTATTTTCAATTTCTATAATCACATTCCTAGGTTTAAGAAAGTTTGAGAAACACAGGACTGGAGGTGATCTCCTGAGTCATCTGTGCACCTCTCTTGCTAGCACAGGCAATCACATTATATCAttcctttcatatttttatcAGGTTCTATCACCAAGTACATGTAATCTCAGTactgtttcaaaaataaatctgtagaATAGCCCTACATCTCCTCACCTGTGTGACTGACACTTAAACTTTCACTGTTTTCAAAGCTCTGCTGAAAACATGAACTGTGATCCAACCCAAGAGCCTCACTCATCTAGTGTCTGCATCTGACAAGTAACCAGATACTTCAGAGGAAGGCAAGAAGTGATAAGCAGTATTTCATGAGGGTATTTGGTAAAGTGATTTAGGAGTTCTCTGAAAGTACTTGCACAGATTAGattgctgcattttaaaatatttctctctagGATATTATAGTGATTAGCATGAGCTGATTATGCTATTTCTGAGAAATACTATTTGTAACAATATAAGGGTGCATctttttgtaaaagaaataaaaaaggacttGTAAATTTTGCAATTTACCTTTATTCCAGGTGTTCTGGACTGGGTTCTCTCCTTTCTCGTCTTTAAAGGCTAGCAAATTTAGCATACCTAGAGCACTATCTTCACTATAATAAAAAAGTCCCTAAAGTTATTACAGGGATCTTGTCAACTTGAATTTtctaatattaataaaattttccATTACAGGTCTCCTTCAAATAAGATAGCCTaaatttgaaagcatttttctgttCCCTCCTTTTGTTAAAAACAGTCTTTAGGCAGGAGGTGATATTAATATCAACTGTAGCTAAGCCCTTTTCACTCCAGATTTCAGTACAGCTGGTACTGTAACTACTAAAGCAAATGACAGACAAAAGGGGATAATACTAAAAAAACAGTGGAGCTGACTGAAcacaaaatactttgaaatgtACAAAACATACTGGAAATTGAGAAGCCTTTCTACTTTCATCTGTTCAAATTGCAGTGATCTTAAAAGCAGCTTGTAATTTAAGTATTTGATGTATTTTTGAATTGAAGTAATTGAAAATTAACAGGATTCTTTAAAAGGAACACACGAGATGGCTCCGGAACATTTTTTACCTCTATTTTGTAATGcgtaggctttttttttgtttttgtgtaaATGAATTCAGATTCTTAATCAAATTGCAGCAATATGAACATGTCAGTGGGATGCAAATGGATCTGAATTCAGTTCTAACTGTAACACCATTTAGCAAAATAAATAGTCCAGAGCAAAACCTTACATACTACCAATTAAAATACAGTCCTCTCTTACACTgccattattttaataaaaatcaatcaAAAATATTAGCAATCCATGATGTGCAGATGTTGGTTAATTTTAATGTATGTTATGATTGAATAAAATCCCTGAAGCCTGTTTGGAACACATTTACAGTTCTAGACCTATAAGTATTCTTAAGATACTGAGTAATATACTTAATTTTTCAATGTGTACTTTCCAGTGATACTTTGTGTTACTTTAACGATCGTATGCATGCTTCCATTTCCTCTTCCAAAGCACTAATACAAGTAATCAGTATATAATTACAATCACCAACTGTTACAGACATTACCTTTTGCTCTTAAGAGAAGTGTTTTTGTCTAACATGCCAACAACAGTggttctctttaaaaaaaaaaccaaatggtGAAATATAGATGTTTTATATTAGTTTCGAAACTACAAAGGCATTGTCTTCGTGTAATGCTTTGGGTCTCAAAAAAGTCATATCTGTGCTTCCCTGTTCCAAATACCCACTCTGGTGAACTTTGACACAGTCTATCAATGACTAGTAAATTTATGTCCATATCTATTTAATAATAAAGAACACAGTTTATATCACAAAGCttgatattattttaatttctttaccttaatgaaaaagaaaaatgttgtccCATTTAATTACAGGATAAGTAACTGTACCTTTGATCTGTATTATTACAGTGTCTTAAAACCAACACAAATCTTGTCTCAAATGTGCTACCAATTTTCCATATGGGTATTGTTGAGTTATTTATGTTGTTTCAGTACCTCTTTGTCTGTAGTTCCTCTTCTCTCCCTTGAAGTACATCGTCCCACATCAGTGAAAGCAGAAGAATAGCTTCCAGGAGACTCCTGGtctactgaaaacaaaaattatgtgAAACCACGATCAACACAACCATTCAAATCTGTGATGCTGCTTGGTTTCATTAGGGGGgtgaaaatatattgaaaactATTATTTTACCTTTAATAGAAAGAAAAGCACATGATATGATGACTAAGTGcacctttaaagaaaaaaaaagatactaaCTCTTAAGTAAAGGCAAAGGCTGTTCTCTGATccacagcagaagaaaatatatgAGAGAGGATCAAGAGAGCAAAATGATGCCTCACTATACAAAGGGATGCACCCCTACTGGGCCAAGTGAAAGACATGACAGCCGTACTGTCAGGTTGCATGACACTGTTTCGGAATGCCAACAATATACACGTTATCACATGCACAAAACATGATTCAAGCATGCTTCAATGAGGAAATAGTGAAGTAACATTGTTTCCTCCTAAGTGATCTAAGATGCATTTCTACATTACCAGGGGCACATGTTAGGCAGCACAAGggaatttaaaaagaagttatttcatAAAAACAACTCTATATTAAGAGATGGAATACAAATCACTACTCACCAATCTATGTGGCAGACTAGTTTAAAGCACAATTTACCAATGTTTAATACAGGATGGTGAATatcttttcatgttttaataagaataaaatcaaaatctTATACACTCTATAGCTCTGCAAGTTGCCCATGTGAAATAAAAGTATAGTGGAACTATTTCAGACCAGAGGATGAAATGACCTGTCTCACAACTTCTGAGAAATACTGTTTTAGTCTCCTAATGCCACAGTGATACTTGCTAGTGAAAATACATGATGGATGGTAGCCTTCCTTTGACTTCATTCCCACAATCTGTTCTTACCGAGCTCATACATTTCTAAAGGAGtacaagtggaaaaaaaccaaaccaaactgaaaaCATCTCATCCATTATGGTGGGGTCTTACAGAAGAAAGATGTAAATCATCTCTAGTCACCTGTTAGCTAAACCAAAAAACCTGATGCTACTGATAAATAcattggagagaaaaaaaatgagataaCTGCATTATTTATGCCATTGTTTGCAAGCATGTAATCCCAACAAGGTTATTACAGTCCCAGTTTTGGACAGGTTTCTTGACATGGCATGTATTCCTGAATGAATATCTATGCTCACTGCATAAATCTAAATCTATAATGCCTCCAAACATatctattatatttttttctttaatctgtaGCAGAAAGGGAAGCACATGGGAAAGGAGTGAAAATGCAGAAGCTTTcaatttcctttatttctctgtagCTCCTTATGCAGTCAATGTTGGtagttttcagtgttttttttgcTATGACCTTAGGGTCTCTGTGCGGGTAGTGGCTGTAAGAGACACACAGAGATCCAGCAAACAGGAAACTATTAAAAGCAGAGCTCAGTCATGTCTCATGTTGATGGAAATCAATGGAACATTCGGCTTTATTCATGCTCCATGCTACTTTAGGTATATTAACGTTGGCAGAGTGTATCACTTCCTCAGGCCAGAACCCTTCACAGCTTCAGAAGCTGTTAGAAGTCCACTCTAATATATGATCAGTGCAATTTCCAACAGCTTCAGTCTCACCATGTAGTACTGTCAGCCAGGGTTAATCATCACCAGGCCTCAGGTATGCCTAATTCAATTCTGAACTGTGTTATATAGCCCTTTGTTACCCAATTTTCTCTTCTACATATGTCTATTATAACTAGTTAAGAAGAGATGGTAACAACCTCAACTCCAATTTCTcttgaaatacatatttactATTGTGCTACTTGCAAAAGTCACACAAAAAGATGTGAGAATAAAGATAAGATGGGTGTGAtcaaataatttatatattaaagattttcttttctacaaTCATTTGGGATTTCAAGAATAGCTTTGTAATGTCATTAAATTCTAAAAATGTTCTGTCTAAGGACTCTATGTCTAGAAGCAGAAATCTTTAACTAAGAAATGGTACcatttaaaaagagaagtgaaCTACAGACTTGCCAAAGAACACAGCTTTGTGCACTCCTGCTATGGATCTAGTTTGTTGCTTTTAATAATAGAAggttaaactttaaaaaaattttaggaTCAAGTAgtattttttgagaaaaaaaaaagaagcagaacaaCAAACAACTCAAAGAAGTAACTTTAACAATAGATTCTTCATACCCTGACAATTTCAATCAAGTTTTGATTATTGAGAACTTCCTTTCTAAGAGGACAGAAAATTCTCAGATACATTAAAATTCTATGAAAAGAACTAGTTTCGCTGCCACAGAAATTGGAAATCATATTCTTTGAACAGTGGAAATGGAAACTTCCTAAAATGACCTTAACATCTATTCACAAAAAGTAATATAAAGCAGTAGATTTATATGAAAACAGAATCAACTATGAAACTGACAGAATTAACAGCATTTTTATCACTGAGATTTAACAAAATTACAACATATTTTAgatgcagatttttaaaaaataatgtaggAAGTGTTATTTGCATATTGTTTTCAGTTTGATCAGCATCTTAAGATGCATGAATTccctttctgtaaaatatttttcttgggaAACAAACCACCAACATCATCGTAATTTATAGAACTAATAATCAATTAATTGAAATATCCTGTTACTTCAGTTGCCCTTATTACTGTATTTTGTGAATAGATAGCAAATTTATCTATCTTCAACACCTATGTGAAAATGACATTCTTCATGAAGAATTTTGTGGGATTACAACTTCTTACAGATGACACAAAAATGGAATGAGAAAGGGTGGGAAACACAGAGAGTAAGGTTGGATAAGTCAATCACAAGGATAGAGGAAGAAAGTTAATCCACCTTGGAAACACAGTGCACTATCATTGTTGTTAGTTGCATCCATGTCTGGAAAAGAGGCACTAAGAGGTAATCTTCCACAATCATTCTGGTACAGTGGACAATGGATAGCACCATCTTGAGGCAGTGGATGAAAAGGCTGGTGCATGGGACTCTTTTTCAGAGCTTTAAGAGATGAATTCCTTTCTGGAATGTCTGGAAGCAGCTCAGTAATAAGTCTGTGTAATATACTGTTATCGGGCAAGCTTCCCCGccttttttcagctttaatttGGTCACAGATGTCTTTAAGTGCAGAATCAAGTGCTTCAAATACAGATgacttgcattttttcttttcagtttgttttttagGAGCTGCACTTTTTTTCCTCCGGAAAGGCACTGGACTGACCAGGAATGCTATCTTAGAGAGGCCAGATTCTGCTTCCTGTCTACTTGGATCTCCAGTGGTTTCTTGTTTAGCCCTTTCATGTTTTAGCATGGTGGTGAAGCGGGTGTAGGATGCTGGGCATCGCCCTTTGCAGGAGCTGATGAGATGcctgtggtggtggtgatggtggtggtggtgatggccTGATCCATAAAAGCTTTCTGACGATGTGAAGGAAAAGTGATCAAAGTCACTTTCACTACAAAAGGATGAACCCTCTATCTGGATAAAGTCACTGACATCAGAAACCACTCCATCTTGATCACTGTCTGAAAAATCTACATGTGATCGTTGTGGCTCATCACTGGTCACTTCAATATGAATTGGCACCAGGGTTTTAGACTTGTAGCTCTGTTGTACCTGAGAGGGATGTCTGACTGGAGTTTCTTCTTCCAGCAAGGATTCGATAGAAAATCGCCTCTGTGGACACATGCCATTTTTTGGAGGCTCTATTGTAGCTGTTGACAACATTTCATCACCAAGGTTCGGCATTGATTTTGacttctgaattaatttttcaaattcagATATTCTGGTTGGCACCATGTCTCTGGGCACCTCTTCAGTAGAAGACTCTCTCCAGCCTTGAAGAATACCTTTGTGCTGTTCATTTTCATACTGCAGTATTCTGGATTTCACAGAACAAATCACCTCAGAATTCATCAAGTCCTTACGATTGATACGATGCATCTTTTTGTACATTTTCAGGAAACCTGGAGCATCATGGGCAGATCTGTGACGAACTCTTGACCTACCACTACCACGGCCCTCAACATATGGGGAGTTCCAGTTCATTGAGCAAACTTCTTTGGAGTCCTCCTCACATAACAGAGAGCCCATGCTTTCAGCCTTGGCCTGTGCATCGGGAAAGCTATCACGATCATCTGTTAACAGATCATCACAGCTACGGGATTTTCTCTTTGGAGAAGCAGTTtcttctgtgctgctccagaCTTCTGCATTTTGGCGAGTCATTTGCCAGCCATTCTTGTAGCTGATTGCCCTTCTTGAATCATTTGGAACAGCTAAATGTTGTCTGTAAGTGCTACAGTAATCTAATTCATTTGAGGTGTTGTGGTTGTGCACTGAATAACTTAAAAGGGATGGATATACTTTGCTAATATCCCCACCTTTATAATCCATAGAGCAGCATGGTAAAAAAGAGACATTGCCAGAAATTAAAAGATTCAGAAAGTTAGAATTAGCATCAGTAAGTATTAGAAGAACTAGAAAAGAGATAGCAATTAGTGCATCTATCAGATTGTCAGTACATAGTTTTCTAGagcctgggacagcagagctaGTAATTAAGTTATTTTCCAGCTGTAAAAATGCACTCACAACAATttgaatgacaaaaaaattccttatGAATTATGGAGATGTTatcccctctgccacccccacCACCAAAGCAACATAAAAAACCAAGAGTTAATACTGATTTTTTAGCAGGTTGACAGACAATAAAAGCTGCCAAGCAATTAAAGATGAAACCAAACAACAAATATAGACCTCAGTCAAATATTGACTTTTCCAGCATTCTGAAAGAAGCTGTTCAGAATTTTTAAGCTGTATAATGCTCAGAGAGTTCACAGCATCTGCATATTCTAAGATAGTTCAAATAAAGATGCATCTGTATATTAAAGATCAAATAGGAAATTTCTCCCAGTTTTTCACAGGTAGCCCACTCCTGTATGATAGGACTGAAGGGAGTGGTATTTTCTACAGCTTATGGAGGGCAGAACAAGGTGGCTCAGGAACTCCTATACAGGTATAAAGGAAGATGTATCAGTTGACTGAGCCTAACAAGCATGTAGAAGAAATGATAACTTAGATTGAATTCCACAACAAGCCGGAGATTTCAAGCAAGTTTTAAGACATATTTTATCCACATATTAGATCTAAAAGTCACTATGAGAAAAATTTGGAACTGTAGTCTGTAATAATTGCACTGAACTTTCAAAAATGCTACCACATGTCAACATTCAGTTCGGGAAGGATGCTTCAAAAAGCTCAGTCTGCTTTCTAGAAAAAATTGTATCTGGACCAGAAACCAAAACACTTGACTTCAAAATTCATGCTGACCAAACAGTTTATAATGTGctcctttttaaataaatttgttgatttaaaaaaatactgacaaTCTGTAGGTGTCATAATGCTGGGAGAGAATGGAGCAACACTGCTAGGTCACCTTCCAAAAGTCAATTAGCTATGCAGATATTCTTAAAGGAAGGattttcaaacacagcaagCGTTTAAGTCATGGTAAGTGCTTATTATTGGTGGCGGAGTCAAAGGTACATGCAGGGAAATGGAGTTTATCAGCTTTTTACTCCCTGGCCTGGTACACAAAATGGATGATTTTAtccaattttaaaattactgctaTAACACTGCATTTAAGATACATTTCCTTTTCAACCACTTCACTCGTGATATTCCTCACTGCTTTTTTGTTGCATTCTGTTGCAGCCTGGATAGTATATTCTTTTCAGTGGGAATTTACAGAGATATACTGATTAGTATAGCTACAAAATAGAGCAATTAagtgaataataataataatttaagtAGAAGGAGACATATTGTATACAGTATTAATCTCTATATTACTTCCATCATATGTTTTACTGGAAGCCTTTTGTCTTTCTAGAAAAATCcacccaaaccaccaaacccaaATCAACAACAGATTCTGTGTTCTCTTTTCTGGAGAGATGTGAAAAACAGTAATAGAATGGTGAGCTACTTGCAAAAAAGAAGCTATTTAGATTGTATCAGCTGTAGTAAATACTtctaaaaatttacaaaataaaaaatcagactACGGATGTTTGCTTGATTAAATTAGGTCCTGAAAACTGTCAATGTCTAAGACATCAGCTATAGATTTAAAAGGTCTACTATCCTGGACACACATGTTCAGTCTTATAGGTCATTTGTCTTGTTTTACTTTCTCAATGTATTAAAACTAGTTTTAAAATCACAATTAGCTACTAAGAGAGCAGTTGAGTTAATAAAATTTATGCGTTTATGTATTGTGGTAGAATTCACAGCCTTCATTTAGtcaattttcttttgttagaaCAAGCAGTTGAAACTGGAAAATCCTCGTTACAAACCCAGATTTTCAGCTTAAAGTTACACACATAAGAATAACCAAGTTAGCCTTTCATGAAAGGCCCAAAGCTGGTGCTCCATATCACATCTCCTGGGAAAACACACTGAACAACAGTAGGCAGTTGCACTTTCTACCAATGTGTTGTATGATACACTACCAGTAACAAATACCTCCTCTTACCTTTTGCTCTGGATGGAGAAGAAGGAGACGAGCTAGTTAAAGGCTTTCTAAGGGTGGTACATGGCCCTTGTGTGTCTGTAGCACCCAGGTCAGGTCTATTTGCATTCTGATCACTGTGTGCCCTCTGATGACTCACAGCAGGTTCTGACTTCCTTCGCTTTCTGTAGTCACTTGCAGTACTTGCAGAACTACAGAAAAAAGCAGTATCAGAAGCAGTCTGAGATCAGAATTCAGGAATTTAAAATGTAAGCTCATAATTATATTACTggtttataaattaaaaaatgccagAACAAATACATCAAAAATACTTAAAGGGAAGAAGCGCTGGTCTCACACATCTTACAgcatatttcagaaaaagataATTTGTTCTTCACCTGATTATTTGAAAGTTTTATACAAAACTGCtattgcattttctttgaaataaatgcataaagTTTTTTAGACTATTTGTTGGAACTAGAATTTCAGCGCAAAGataggaaaaagagagagaccaAGACCAGTTGAGGCAGCATGGTCAGGgaaacacagcactgagggTCCTGCAGGCAGTAAGCTTGAATGATTGATTACTGCTGTTGAGACAGAAGCTCAGGCATGTAAGCGGAAAGACCCAGAACACAGTGTGGTTTATTTTGAATGTAAACAGTAAGTCCTTgtaaaactaataaaaaaatctacacaTCAGTATCAAAATACGAACACCTTCTCCATGCATCTCTCTATTTTGTCAGGAGCTTGCAAGGTGAGTGTTAAAATCTGACTTTTCACACCATCCGTGATTTCAGGTCCCAGAGGAGAGCCTCAGGCTGGATAATTGTGCCTCCTGAAATAATGGACAGTATTTCTTACCTAGAGGGCCTGTCCAGGCCTCTGTCTGTTGAATAGTGATGGTATAAGGAAGTCTGTGAAAACAAATACATGGACCTGTTAAGTGTCTGTATTTGAAGAAAAGACTGAcaatttttgcttatttttgatTACTCTTTGTTACTGTGACAAATCCTATAAAAACAGACCATGATGATTAACATCCTGGGCACTCTGGCACAGATACTGTGACATTTCATGAGAATAGTTatacagcttttaaaaagcattgcttaatttaatttccttttctacttagtaacttttttcctttaaagcaCTGCTAAATAGTGATCCAAAATCATGGTTTTCTATGCACTTTTCAAAAATAGACACAGAACAGCTGAAACAAATCTTTACTGTAAATAacacaaaaatctgaaaataatttcttcatgtGCAAGTGAGGTCTGCAAAGCTTTTCCTCCCCCTGTAAAGTTACTCACCCAAATCCCACAATCAATTACAGCCAGAAACTTCTGTAATTCCTATAATGTTTGTAGCCACACTTTATAATCCTGGTAAGAGCAGTTCTTATCACAGAACATCAGTCATTGCTTATGAAGTTACAGAAGTAGCTACT includes:
- the SORBS2 gene encoding sorbin and SH3 domain-containing protein 2 isoform X1: MENNVTYYAVLYRRINKNPIGGHKTQAYEKSEDFCSKSSSVKMNTDSGGCARKRAAMSVRLTAVKRVQSSPNLLASGSDSQSPDSAWRSYNNGSRETLNGDASSSSLSAKGFRSVRPNLQDKKSPTQLGNQKVTAPVMEVNASQTHRQTATEASPLPLPSPVVPVNRASFSTDSGTHLVPYSLPALDEFLPSHFYKTPALPQFSYQCPYLASENIIHRSETASVSTDSAMSECSSRTVSESSTAILDELQTCSYDTTDRSETPSPTLSQMSAVSDGTTLTNTAATSHAQITVNGNSGTGASPVSHFQRPFSPPSAYPPPASLNSNIVIMQHGRMMESTEMYSQHVQNVGSTTTTSTIPICRSSEEEKKITVIKAPHYAGIGPVDESGIPTAIRTTVDRPKDWYKTMFKQIHMVHRPDDDTDWYNTAYAYGTGSYSPSFSAQAHPAAKTQTYRPLSKSASDSSSDAFKVSSPLPPPVVPPVPPHRLRQRSTPEKNDWDPPDRKVDTRKFRSEPRSIFEYEPGKSSILEHERPTSLYHHYSTDRGLDRPSSSASTASDYRKRRKSEPAVSHQRAHSDQNANRPDLGATDTQGPCTTLRKPLTSSSPSSPSRAKGGDISKVYPSLLSYSVHNHNTSNELDYCSTYRQHLAVPNDSRRAISYKNGWQMTRQNAEVWSSTEETASPKRKSRSCDDLLTDDRDSFPDAQAKAESMGSLLCEEDSKEVCSMNWNSPYVEGRGSGRSRVRHRSAHDAPGFLKMYKKMHRINRKDLMNSEVICSVKSRILQYENEQHKGILQGWRESSTEEVPRDMVPTRISEFEKLIQKSKSMPNLGDEMLSTATIEPPKNGMCPQRRFSIESLLEEETPVRHPSQVQQSYKSKTLVPIHIEVTSDEPQRSHVDFSDSDQDGVVSDVSDFIQIEGSSFCSESDFDHFSFTSSESFYGSGHHHHHHHHHHRHLISSCKGRCPASYTRFTTMLKHERAKQETTGDPSRQEAESGLSKIAFLVSPVPFRRKKSAAPKKQTEKKKCKSSVFEALDSALKDICDQIKAEKRRGSLPDNSILHRLITELLPDIPERNSSLKALKKSPMHQPFHPLPQDGAIHCPLYQNDCGRLPLSASFPDMDATNNNDSALCFQVDQESPGSYSSAFTDVGRCTSRERRGTTDKEKLPARAVYDFKAQTSKELSFKKGDTVYILRKIDQNWYEGEHHGRVGIFPISYVEKLSPPEKAQPARPPPPAQIGEIGEAVAKYNFSADTNVELSLRKGDRVILLKRVDQNWYEGKIPGTNRQGIFPVSYVEVIKKNTSKSVDDYPDPPIPQSYSSDRIHNLSSTKANLKREIFVMGKPPRSPVMTIRSCSSPVRGHSYSHRPQRPVLSHENIHSGGEPFQALYNYTPRNEDELELREGDVIDVMEKCDDGWFVGTSRRTKFFGTFPGNYVKRL